In a single window of the Carassius carassius chromosome 26, fCarCar2.1, whole genome shotgun sequence genome:
- the ovch1 gene encoding ovochymase-1, producing MCKTCLLFFILSLNLTKADAEENPNVNASAERNCIFDNGCYDKAGVREFIPENDDEEESRIIGGQEAWAHSWPWQVSLQYSDTPACGGAILDLRWVITASHCFKRYKKASLWNAVVGIHNLENMNESCYQTVGVEKIISHKDYNQKTNENDIALLKLQNPLLFNECVRPVAILNSDLPPQEACTVTGWGSIRENGPRASRLQEVNVTVFDPQKCNRFYIGKMLNNMMCAGADAGGMDACQGDSGGPLSCFTGKRYKLAGVVSWGVGCGRAQKPGVYTVLYHYKQWIESSIHGQPFSESPGTDSTAQCGQAKMDPCQLPARLAQVVSSEGGTFKVDNVSEACPNSWPWQVSLQSHDTHYCSGILIHPHWVLAPRHCLAMAGDVVVLGAHDLNFMSGQTAAVKSVQSFAYTSSFPPVSDLSMIRLSVPARIGPMIFPVCITDKDDEMVNEDTSSCVSTGWGPRKAILDLHPDILHMARVKPLSEKACKTGWGDTFSMKSLLCTDAAASTSCLGDSGAPLMCEKNGVYYLVGLTTWGGKKCEPQKPAVFTRVSAYHSWIQTCIKNA from the exons atgtgtaaaacgtgtttattattttttatactttctCTTAATTTGACCAAAGCTG ATGCTGAAGAGAATCCTAATGTGAACGCTTCAGCTGAGAGAAACTGCATCTTTGACAATGGATGTTATG ACAAGGCTGGTGTGCGTGAGTTTATCCCAGAgaatgatgatgaggaggagagtCGGATTATTGGTGGGCAGGAGGCATGGGCACATTCATGGCCATGGCAGGTGTCCCTGCAGTACTCCGATACTCCAGCCTGCGGGGGTGCCATCCTCGACCTGCGGTGGGTTATTACCGCCAGCCACTGCTTCAAACG TTATAAAAAGGCATCACTATGGAATGCTGTTGTTGGAATCCACAATTTGGAGAATATGAATGAATCCTGTTATcaa ACCGTAGGGGTGGAAAAAATCATCTCCCACAAGGACTACAACCAAAAGACAAACGAGAATGATATTGCCTTGTTGAAACTGCAGAATCCCCTGCTGTTTAATGAGTGTGTGCGGCCTGTTGCCATCTTAAACAGTGATCTGCCCCCTCAGGAAGCCTGTACTGTCACCGGCTGGGGCTCCATCAGAGAGA ATGGCCCTCGTGCCTCCAGACTTCAAGAGGTCAATGTAACTGTTTTTGACCCACAAAAATGTAACAGATTTTACATTGGGAAAATGCTTAATAATATGATGTGTGCCGGAGCAGATGCTGGCGGAATGGATGCATGTCAG GGCGACTCTGGTGGGCCCCTCTCATGTTTCACAGGTAAGAGGTACAAGCTTGCTGGAGTGGTCAGCTGGGGGGTCGGATGTGGTAGGGCCCAAAAACCAGGTGTCTACACCGTACTATACCACTACAAACAATGGATCGAGTCTTCAATACATG GTCAACCCTTTTCTGAAAGCCCTGGAACTGATTCCACTG CGCAGTGTGGTCAGGCCAAGATGGATCCATGTCAACTGCCCGCTCGCTTGGCGCAGGTGGTGTCCTCAGAAGGCGGCACATTCAAGGTGGATAATGTGAGTGAGGCCTGTCCTAACTCCTGGCCATGGCAGGTCAGCCTCCAGAGCCACGATACGCATTACTGTAGTGGCATCCTTATTCATCCGCACTGGGTCCTGGCACCGCGCCACTGCCTCGCCAT GGCTGGAGATGTTGTGGTCTTGGGAGCTCATGATCTGAACTTCATGTCGGGTCAGACTGCAGCTGTGAAAAGCGTGCAGAGTTTTGCATACACCAGCAGCTTCCCACCCGTCTCTGATCTCTCCATGATCCGGTTATCCGTCCCAGCTCGAATCG GGCCGATGATATTTCCGGTGTGCATAACGGACAAAGATGATGAAATGGTTAATGAAGACACCTCGTCTTGTGTGTCTACTGGTTGGGGACCAAGAAAAGCTATCT TGGATCTGCACCCTGATATCCTACATATGGCCAGAGTTAAGCCTCTTTCTGAGAAGGCCTGTAAGACGGGATGGGGTGACACTTTCAGCATGAAGTCCCTCCTGTGTACGGATGCAGCAGCCTCCACCTCCTGCTTG GGGGACTCTGGCGCACCCCTTATGTGTGAAAAAAATGGGGTCTACTACCTTGTTGGGCTAACAACATGGGGCGGCAAGAAATGTGAACCTCAGAAACCAGCTGTGTTCACTCGAGTCTCAGCCTATCACTCATGGATACAAACTTGTATCAAAAATGCCTAA